Genomic segment of Methanofollis sp.:
GGGTCACCTCGGACCTCGTCCCCTTCGCCTCCCACCCGGTGAACGCCCTCGACTGGCCGGCGATCTTCGCGGAGGAGTTCGCCGGGATAGGGGCGTTCGTCCGGGGCCGCGGCATGCGCATCTCCCTGCACCCCGACCAGTTCACCCTCCTCACCTCACCCGACGCGGGTGTCGGTGAGAGGAGCGTCGCCGAACTGGCGTACCACGCCGCGGTCCTCGACGCCATGGGCCTGGACACGACGGCAAAGGTCCAGATCCACCTCGGCGGGGCCTACGGCGACAGGGAGGCGGCCGTCGGCCGGTTTCTCGACAGGTACCGCACCCTCCCCCGCGAGGTGAGGCGGCGCCTGGTCGTCGAGAACGACGACCGCCTGTACACCGAGGCGGAGTGCCGCGCCGTCAGCCGCGAGTGCGGCATCCCCGTCCTCTTCGACGCCTTCCACCACGAGTGCAACCCTTCCGGCCTCGACACCGGCGCGGCCGTCGCCGCCTGCGCCGCCACCTGGTCGGAGAGGGACGGCGTCCCGATGGTCGACTACTCCTCCCAGGAACCGGGCGGGCGGCGCGGCCGCCATGCCCGCACCCTCGACCCCGCCCACTTCGCCGCCTTCCTCGCCGCCGCCCGACCCCACGACCCCGACATCATGCTGGAGATCAAGGACAAGGAGCAGAGCGCCCTCCGCGCCCTCGCGATC
This window contains:
- the uvsE gene encoding UV DNA damage repair endonuclease UvsE produces the protein VTSDLVPFASHPVNALDWPAIFAEEFAGIGAFVRGRGMRISLHPDQFTLLTSPDAGVGERSVAELAYHAAVLDAMGLDTTAKVQIHLGGAYGDREAAVGRFLDRYRTLPREVRRRLVVENDDRLYTEAECRAVSRECGIPVLFDAFHHECNPSGLDTGAAVAACAATWSERDGVPMVDYSSQEPGGRRGRHARTLDPAHFAAFLAAARPHDPDIMLEIKDKEQSALRALAIVRHAG